In Methanoregula formicica SMSP, the DNA window CTTTGCCCTGCAGGTAATTCTCTTTGCCCCGCTCGATCTCGTGCTCGGCCTCGCCACCATCACGCGATGCGCGATCCTCGTGCTTGTCGGGTGTGTTGTCTCGCTCCTGTCGTGGAACCTGGCACAGTCTGAAAAGCAGCTCCAGGACATCATCGAGTTTTTGCCCGATGCTACCTTTGCCATCGACAAGGAGGGGAAGATCATTGCCTGGAACCGTGCACTGGAGCTTATGACGGGACAGCCGAAAGCCTCGATGCTCAACCGCGGCAATCACGAGTACGCGCTTGCGTTTTATGGCGATCGCCGTCCGATGCTCGCCGGGCTGATCATCGGTGACGGAAGCGACATCCCGAAAAAATATCCCCAGGTAAGAAACGAATCCGGGACACTGGTCTCAGAGATATTTCTCCCGCACATGCAGGGCGACCGGGGCATGCACCTCCGTTTCTCCGCCTCGCCGCTCCTGGATGCAAACGGAAACGTTGCCGGGGCCATTGAGTCTATCAGGGACATCACCGACCGGGTCATGACTGCATCCGCGCTGGAGAAAACCAGCCACCGTCTCAATACGCTTGCCGGCATCCTGCGGCACGATATTTCCCGGAAGCTTGCTGTCCTCTACGGCCAGCTCCGGTTTGGCGTTATGAAGTTTTCAAACCCCGAGGTCATCGCGTACATTGGTGAACTCAAGGTAGCTGCTGACGGGATAACACGGCAGATCGACATCTCCCGCGAGTTCCGCGACATCGGCGGTACTCCCCCGTCATGGATCGCCGTGCAGAATGCGATTGCCGCGGCTGAAGACCGCCTTGAGTTCAGGAACGTGACATTCCATGCATGGACCGACCGGCTCTGTGTCTTCTCGGACCCGCACCTGCCCACGGTCTTCTACCACATCCTCCATAACTCGCTCCAGGAGTCCACGCGTGCAACAAAGATCGTCATCACGTACCAGCTCCGGTCAGACGGCTGCGCCATCATCATCGAGGACAACGGGACGGGCATTCCGGAGCATGAGAAAGACGCCCTGTTCGTGCAGCGGGAGGACAGTTACGGCAGGGGGCTTTTCCTTGCCGCGGAGATCGTCTCCCTGACCGGCATGACCCTTCGCGAGACGGGCGAATATCGCAAAGGTGCGCGATTTGAGATCCTGGTCCCCTCCGAAGGGTACCGGATAGAGAACTCTGCCACCAGGATCGCGGTCCCCCACCAGCGGCACACCTCTCCCATTATGGAGGAGAAGGGGGGCCCGGTGGGACGGGAATTACACGCAGATGAATTCCCTCTCGCGGATGAGGTCTGGAAGGAGTACCATGATACCAGCGGCGATCCCGCGGTGGACCGTATTTTCGGCGTATACCAGTCCGGTGAACTGGTCTCCGTTGCCCGCTGCCGGCGGCACCCGGACGGGCTTGAGGTGGACGGTGTCTTTACCCCGGCAAAATTCCGGAAGAACGGATACTCCCGCATTGCCGTTGGCTCACTGGTGGAGGCCTGCCATAATGACGACCTCTTCATGTACGCGGTCCGCCATCTTGAGGGATTCTACCACCAGTACGGCTTTGAGCCCATATCCGAAATCCTGCTCCCCCAAAAAATCCGCGAACGATACACGTG includes these proteins:
- a CDS encoding PAS domain S-box protein; amino-acid sequence: MNIPYLSVISHPTQKNRILLLSTVTACTLAVNLFGILAGLTAVLSHLLYFPIILASYWYPRRGLSFSLLVAALFALQVILFAPLDLVLGLATITRCAILVLVGCVVSLLSWNLAQSEKQLQDIIEFLPDATFAIDKEGKIIAWNRALELMTGQPKASMLNRGNHEYALAFYGDRRPMLAGLIIGDGSDIPKKYPQVRNESGTLVSEIFLPHMQGDRGMHLRFSASPLLDANGNVAGAIESIRDITDRVMTASALEKTSHRLNTLAGILRHDISRKLAVLYGQLRFGVMKFSNPEVIAYIGELKVAADGITRQIDISREFRDIGGTPPSWIAVQNAIAAAEDRLEFRNVTFHAWTDRLCVFSDPHLPTVFYHILHNSLQESTRATKIVITYQLRSDGCAIIIEDNGTGIPEHEKDALFVQREDSYGRGLFLAAEIVSLTGMTLRETGEYRKGARFEILVPSEGYRIENSATRIAVPHQRHTSPIMEEKGGPVGRELHADEFPLADEVWKEYHDTSGDPAVDRIFGVYQSGELVSVARCRRHPDGLEVDGVFTPAKFRKNGYSRIAVGSLVEACHNDDLFMYAVRHLEGFYHQYGFEPISEILLPQKIRERYTWAAGNLEGAEVLPMRRKAGL